A part of Oncorhynchus clarkii lewisi isolate Uvic-CL-2024 chromosome 17, UVic_Ocla_1.0, whole genome shotgun sequence genomic DNA contains:
- the LOC139369735 gene encoding globoside alpha-1,3-N-acetylgalactosaminyltransferase 1-like has translation MVLFPLCKLLSGSVRVTKKQLVLYCLLLSLLVYFLRWRRAVLKVDTHPLPLSLEAESGSVVRDIVVGSVEEQQQRLPLETSWGAPLVWGDSDGSAWRRAEFAHRSVRTGLLTLAVGPYGHFLRRFLSSAELYFLPGNSVVYYVLTDSPRALDPLTPLGPGRELRVVPVAEMPGWERLAQGRMALLAATIKEPVRHEVEYVFCMDVDQELVAPVGTEILGELVAALHPELYGMPRHTFPYEHEPASLAHVDEDEGDYYYTSELYGGLCADVYAMAQACSQLILQDQEKGLRARGLEESYLNRYLINRRPTCVLSPEYSWWDSALAADVPTRRVVSLGRQCDSLEPQKRQEQDC, from the exons ATGGTGCTGTTCCCACTCTGCAAACTGCTCTCAG GGTCAGTCAGAGTGACCAAGAAGCAGCTGGTCCTGTACTGTCTGCTCCTATCTCTGCTCGTAT ACTTTTTAAGATGGAGGAGAGCAGTGCTCAAGGTGGACACgcaccctcttcctctttctctggaGGCGGAATCAGGAAGTGTGGTCAGAGACATAGTGGTGGGCAGTGTGGAGGAACAGCAACAGCGCCTCCCGCTGGAGACATCCTGGGGCGCTCCTCTGGTGTGGGGCGACTCTGACGGCTCAGCGTGGCGGAGGGCCGAGTTTGCCCACCGCAGCGTCCGCACAGGCCTGCTGACGCTCGCCGTGGGGCCCTACGGCCACTTCCTACGCCGCTTCCTCTCCTCGGCCGAGCTCTACTTCCTGCCCGGTAACAGTGTGGTCTACTACGTCCTTACGGACAGCCCTCGCGCCCTGGATCCCCTGACCCCGCTGGGCCCTGGCAGAGAGCTGAGGGTGGTCCCTGTGGCAGAGATGCCCGGCTGGGAGCGTCTGGCCCAGGGCCGCATGGCCCTGCTGGCGGCCACCATTAAAGAGCCGGTTAGGCACGAGGTGGAGTACGTCTTCTGCATGGACGTGGACCAGGAGCTGGTGGCCCCGGTGGGAACTGAGATCCTGGGGGAGCTGGTGGCCGCGCTGCACCCGGAGCTCTACGGCATGCCCCGCCACACCTTCCCGTACGAGCATGAGCCCGCCTCGCTGGCCCATGTGGATGAGGACGAGGGCGACTACTACTACACGTCGGAGCTGTACGGGGGTCTGTGCGCTGATGTGTACGCCATGGCCCAGGCCTGCTCCCAGCTCATCCTCCAGGaccaggaaaaggggctgagggCTCGTGGACTGGAGGAGAGCTACCTCAACCGCTACCTGATCAACCGCAGGCCCACCTGTGTCCTCTCGCCCGAGTACAGCTGGTGGGACTCAGCCCTGGCCGCCGACGTGCCCACAAGAAGGGTGGTGTCCCTGGGGAGGCAGTGTGACTCCCTGGAGCCACAAAAGAGACAGGAGCAGGACTGCTGA